A portion of the Calliphora vicina chromosome 5, idCalVici1.1, whole genome shotgun sequence genome contains these proteins:
- the wech gene encoding protein wech, with amino-acid sequence MMELLSNNSSLSAQMASATGNNAAANGNPNSGATPAERLLAGILDSFPAWDIGSGMMNSDARNDSPPRNDFFFNNFLSSLETPQEFSIGVAPIGSGMRAPKMSPESSNNSSISCGWCEVNASIRCLECNEFMCNDCLREHRKSPLSSNHSIISLPTPIGTSPTGGMSTSVPSIPSPNYLCDLHNELLRYVCEYCKKLVCQCCTLHEHKEHCYSSIQNFVDESREKIESALESSRMGTKCIKSSIDKALAFIRHIERNCAELSDNIRKGFRQFLIAIEDRERFLLDFVEKLRQRRLAMLHDQMAGLKSALAGLAETSDMLNKVAENGGRMDHVDIAMKVTNGQRQLEQFAAIYKDLQPKQEVFAFAAPDYTLLQDIRNQGGIVLVDEKNMPLMNISGGTIVGGTAAVESVGTVLSMSSNGLTNGVVPSNMRRPLLRDNSFRNPSPVMQVRGGSACSMPNPGLDWELSVMRSSPGLHFGAPRSTPAIPGTSEPVKARNSNALSLSFATEGHEDGQVSRPWGLCVDKLGHVLVSDRRNNRVQVFNPDGSLKFKFGRKGVGNGEFDLPAGICVDIDNRIIVVDKDNHRVQIFTSSGVFLLKFGSYGKEYGQFQYPWDVAVNARRQIVVTDSRNHRIQQFDSEGRFIRQIVFDNHGSNKGIASPRGVCYTPTGNIIVSDFDNHCLYLIDPDINEILSAKGHEGSGFQEFNRPSGICCDDDGRIIVADSKNQRIVVYSPTLDYLWDIEVRPSLNPLMPPTLDEKDRTCDVALMPDGRIVFLIELSPDSKEGSNPYKRFVHVF; translated from the exons ATGATGGAACTGTTGTCTAACAACTCATCATTATCAGCACAAATGGCATCGGCAACTGGCAATAATGCAGCAGCAAATGGCAATCCCAATAGCGGCGCTACACCCGCCGAAAGACTGTTAGCAGGTATTTTGGATTCATTTCCAGCTTGGGACATTGGCAGCGGTATGATGAATAGCGATGCTCGTAATGA TTCACCACCTCGTAATGATTTCTTTTTCAATAACTTCCTTTCGTCATTGGAGACACCACAGGAATTTAGTATTGGTGTAGCACCCATAGGCAGTGGCATGAGAGCCCCCAAAATGTCTCCGGAATCATCGAATAACTCGAGCATTAGCTGCGGCTGGTGTGAAGTTAATGCTTCGATACGCTGCTTGGAGTGCAATGAATTCATGTGCAATGATTGCTTAAGAGAACATCGCAAATCACCATTATCCTCTAATCACTCCATTATCTCGTTGCCAACACCAATTGGCACTTCACCCACCGGCGGTATGTCAACTAGCGTACCGAGCATACCCAGCCCAAATTATCTTTGCGATCTACATAATGAACTGTTGCGTTATGTTTGTGAATACTGCAAGAAGTTGGTGTGCCAATGTTGTACCCTGCACGAGCACAAGGAGCACTGCTACTCTTCGATTCAGAACTTTGTCGATGAATCGAGGGAGAAAATCGAATCAGCCTTGGAGAGCAGTCGCATGGGTACCAAGTGCATTAAGAGCAGCATTGACAAGGCTTTGGCATTCATACGTCACATCGAGAGAAATTGCGCCGAGTTGAGCGACAACATTCGCAAGGGATTCCGTCAGTTTCTCATCGCCATTGAAGATCGCGAACGTTTTCTTTTGGACTTTGTAGAGAAATTGAGGCAGCGTCGTTTGGCTATGTTGCACGATCAAATGGCTGGACTAAAATCAGCTTTAGCCGGTTTAGCTGAAACTTCCGATATGTTGAATAAAGTGGCAGAAAACGGTGGCCGCATGGATCACGTCGACATTGCCATGAAGGTGACAAATGGTCAGAGACAACTCGAACAGTTTGCTGCTATTTACAAAGATTTACAGCCCAAGCAAGAAGTGTTTGCTTTTGCGGCTCCCGATTATACCTTATTGCAAGACATACGCAATCAAGGTGGCATAGTTTTGGTGGATGAGAAGAATATGCCCCTGATGAATATAAGCGGTGGCACAATTGTGGGTGGCACTGCAGCTGTGGAGTCGGTGGGCACCGTATTATCGATGTCCTCAAATGGGCTAACAAATGGCGTTGTACCCTCTAATATGAGACGCCCACTCCTAAGAGACAATTCATTCCGTAATCCTTCGCCGGTAATGCAAGTTAGAGGCGGTAGTGCTTGCAGTATGCCCAATCCTGGTCTGGATTGGGAACTCAGTGTGATGCGCAGTTCGCCTGGTCTACACTTTGGCGCTCCCCGTTCAACACCCGCTATTCCTGGTACTTCCGAACCCGTCAAGGCCCGAAACTCGAATGCTCTATCTCTCTCGTTTGCCACCGAAGGCCACGAAGATGGCCAGGTCAGCCGCCCATGGGGTTTGTGTGTCGATAAACTCGGTCACGTATTAGTCTCCGACAGACGCAACAATCGCGTACAAGTTTTCAATCCCGATGGCTCTCTCAAATTCAAGTTTGGCCGCAAGGGCGTGGGCAATGGCGAGTTCGATCTTCCCGCCGGTATTTGTGTAGATATTGATAATCGTATCATTGTGGTGGACAAGGATAATCATCGTGTGCAAATCTTTACATCTTCGGGTGTTTTCCTACTGAAATTCGGCAGTTACGGCAAGGAATATGGTCAATTCCAATATCCTTGGGATGTGGCCGTAAATGCAAGACGTCAAATTGTCGTTACCGATTCGCGCAATCATCGTATACAACAATTCGACTCGGAGGGTAGATTTATACGTCAAATTGTATTTGATAATCATGGTTCCAATAAGGGCATAGCCTCGCCGCGTGGTGTGTGCTACACACCCACCGGTAATATTATAGTATCCGACTTTGACAATCATTGTTTGTACCTGATCGATCCTGATATAAATGAG ATTTTATCAGCCAAGGGTCACGAAGGTTCTGGTTTCCAAGAATTTAATCGCCCTTCAGGTATATGTTGCGACGATGATGGTCGCATTATAGTTGCAGATTCCAAGAATCAACGCATTGTAGTATATAGTCCTACATTGGATTATTTATGGGAT ATCGAAGTAAGACCTTCATTGAATCCCTTAATGCCACCAACTTTGGATGAAAAAGATCGTACTTGTGATGTGGCCTTAATGCCAGACGGTCGCATagtatttcttattgaattatCACCCGACTCTAAAGAGGGATCTAATCCCTATAAACGCTTTGTACATGTCTTCTAA